The genomic interval TGATGAAGAGACCATGCTCAGGATAATCAGCAGATCTCTTGAACAGGACAATTATATTGTCGAGACCTTCAGAACTGGCACTGATGCTATATCCCGACTCCATAATGGCGATGTAGATATTGTTATTACAGACCTTATGTTGCCTGATAGAGATGGCTTTGATGTGATTAAAGAGACGCATGCTATTGATGAAAACATACCCGTAGTGGTAATTACAGCTTATTCGAGTATTGAGTCTGCAGTGAAGGCAATAAAATCAGGGGCTTATGATTTTATTCCAAAACCTTTTGATCCTGAACATATCTCTATCGTTGTCAAAAGGGCTGTTGAGACAAGAAACCTGAAGCTCGAAAATATTGGCCTTAAGATGAAATTGAAAGACCTGCCTGACTCTAGCGAGATTATTGGCACAAGCCATGCAATGCAGCAGGTATTCGATATGATAGAAAAGGTAAAAAATACAGATGGAACCGTACTCCTTATTGGCGAAAGCGGAGTTGGTAAAGAGCTTGTTGCACGTGCAATTCATTACAAGAGCAAAAGATCAGAAAAGCCTTTTATAGCTATAAATTGCGGGGCACTGCCTGATGAACTTCTGGAATCAGAATTATTCGGTTATGAAAAGGGTGCATTTACAGGTGCCATAAACAGAAAGATAGGACTGTTTGAGGCTGCTAATGGTGGCACGGTTTTTTTAGATGAGGTCAGCAGTATAAGCCAGATGATGCAGGTAAAGCTTCTCAGATTTCTCCAGGAGAGAAGCTTTATGAGACTTGGCGGTAAAGAGACTATATCTGTTGATGTAAGAATTATAGCTGCAACCAATGAATATCTCAGGGATGCGGTTAACAAAGGTGTATTCAGAAAAGACCTTTATTATCGGTTGAATGTTATTCCCATTGAGATACCCCCTTTGAGAGAAAGGAGAGAGGACATACCACTCCTCATAAGGCATTTTATCAGGAAATTCTCTCTCAAAATCAGTAAAGATATTAAAGGCATTGACAGACAAGCAGAAGAACTGCTTAAAAATTATAAGTGGGAAGGTAATGTGAGGGAATTAGAAAATGTGATAGAAAGAGCTATTACTATAACAAACGATGCATTTATAGGTGTCAATGACATGCCTGATGAGATTAAAAATAACAAGGGGTCATTATTATTGGAAGAGACCGCGGATTATCCAACAACCCTCTCGCTTTTTGATATTGAACGGATTCATATCTCTAAGGTTCTTAAGTCAGTCAATAACAACAAGAGTAAGGCTGCCAGAATACTGGGTATTGATTACAGCACCCTCCTTAGAAAGTTGAAATCAATGGAAATAGATATATAGCAAAATGCAATAATTGCCTCATTTTGCTATAGTATTTTGCCATATCTGTCCCAAATAACCTATTTATCTATTCACCTATTCACGCCTTGCTGATTGCACTAATGATTGGCATATTTGTTGCTGTTTAAAAGATAACAACAAATTCAAGGAGGTGATAGATGAACTAAATTTATAAAAAGAGGAAACAGGAAGTAATAAATATTATGACTCTTTGACACTATTATCTATCCATAACAAGGGGAGGAAACAAATGAAAC from Dissulfurispira thermophila carries:
- a CDS encoding sigma-54-dependent transcriptional regulator; amino-acid sequence: MDRQFRILVIDDEETMLRIISRSLEQDNYIVETFRTGTDAISRLHNGDVDIVITDLMLPDRDGFDVIKETHAIDENIPVVVITAYSSIESAVKAIKSGAYDFIPKPFDPEHISIVVKRAVETRNLKLENIGLKMKLKDLPDSSEIIGTSHAMQQVFDMIEKVKNTDGTVLLIGESGVGKELVARAIHYKSKRSEKPFIAINCGALPDELLESELFGYEKGAFTGAINRKIGLFEAANGGTVFLDEVSSISQMMQVKLLRFLQERSFMRLGGKETISVDVRIIAATNEYLRDAVNKGVFRKDLYYRLNVIPIEIPPLRERREDIPLLIRHFIRKFSLKISKDIKGIDRQAEELLKNYKWEGNVRELENVIERAITITNDAFIGVNDMPDEIKNNKGSLLLEETADYPTTLSLFDIERIHISKVLKSVNNNKSKAARILGIDYSTLLRKLKSMEIDI